One Deefgea tanakiae genomic region harbors:
- a CDS encoding HlyC/CorC family transporter, which translates to MDDVPSPSHKPSLLERLTHFLLREPENRGELVEILHSAFERQLLDADALGMIEGVLNVGDMQVRDVMVPRSQMDVIDINDSPAEFIPYVIETAHSRFPVIDGSKDHVLGVLLAKDLLRYYANDSEFNVRDMLRPAVYIPEAKRLNVLLKDFRNNRNHMAIVVDEYGGVAGLVTIEDVMEQIVGDIEDEYDEDEDEDNMVQDRKGHWRVKGVTEISDLNETIGSHFPTDEFDTLAGVMMDCFGHVPKRGESVDCYGYRCLILRADSRRVHSILLEKITDNHEA; encoded by the coding sequence ATGGACGACGTTCCGTCCCCGAGTCATAAACCTAGCCTGCTAGAAAGACTGACTCACTTCCTGTTACGGGAGCCGGAAAACCGCGGCGAACTGGTTGAAATTCTACATTCGGCGTTCGAGCGCCAACTTCTCGATGCCGATGCGCTCGGTATGATCGAAGGCGTGCTCAATGTCGGCGATATGCAAGTGCGCGATGTGATGGTGCCGCGCTCGCAAATGGATGTCATCGACATCAACGATTCCCCCGCCGAATTTATCCCCTATGTCATTGAAACAGCTCACTCACGGTTTCCAGTGATTGATGGCAGCAAAGATCATGTGCTGGGCGTTTTGCTAGCCAAAGATTTGCTGCGCTACTACGCAAATGACAGCGAATTCAATGTGCGCGATATGCTGCGCCCTGCCGTCTATATTCCCGAAGCCAAACGTCTGAATGTCTTGCTCAAAGACTTTCGTAATAATCGCAATCACATGGCGATTGTCGTCGATGAATACGGCGGTGTTGCGGGCTTGGTGACGATTGAAGACGTGATGGAACAAATCGTCGGCGACATCGAAGATGAATACGATGAGGATGAAGACGAAGACAATATGGTGCAAGATCGTAAAGGTCACTGGCGCGTCAAAGGTGTCACTGAAATTAGCGATCTGAACGAAACTATCGGCAGCCACTTCCCTACCGATGAGTTTGACACCTTAGCCGGCGTGATGATGGATTGCTTTGGCCACGTACCGAAACGCGGCGAAAGTGTCGACTGCTATGGCTATCGCTGCCTAATTCTGCGCGCCGATAGCCGCCGCGTGCATTCCATTTTGCTCGAAAAAATCACAGACAATCACGAGGCTTAG